In Streptomyces sp. NBC_01439, the following are encoded in one genomic region:
- a CDS encoding ATP-binding protein, whose translation MPQQHRPGRRARRASASPLFTPHGTDRASRRAARKQLAEAEAKARAATTAAHGAEPAEAQVPMPMYPPSGRSGPASARGSVLRLPAHRMTTAVAAGAYPFLAEGGLGADGIYIGRDVHAEAAFTFDPFTLYGKVEGFTNPNVLLAGVIGQGKSALAKSFALRSVAFGYRVYVPCDPKGEWTPVAQALGGTSIALGPGLPGRLNPLDAAPRPPSVPEADWAGEIRKRRLLLLGSLARTVLGRDLMPMEHTALDIALDGVVKAAAHAGRTPLLGDIAHTLAQPVLLDQAAGTVSGHLGDAARDLAHALRRMVHGDLAGMFDAPSTVAFDPNTPMLSIDLSRLGGSGDDTGLVLAMTCASAWMESALTDPRGGRRWIVYDEAWRILRHPALLQRMQAQWKLSRGLGIANLMVVHRLSDLLSAGDAGSQGRALAEGLLADCSTRIVYRQETDQLHAAAALLGLTSVETEAISHLSRGRGLWKVAGRSFIVQHLLHPAEQHLFDTDARMH comes from the coding sequence ATGCCCCAGCAGCACCGCCCCGGCCGCCGCGCCCGCCGCGCCAGCGCCAGCCCCCTGTTCACCCCGCACGGCACCGACCGCGCCAGCCGCCGCGCCGCCCGCAAGCAACTCGCCGAAGCCGAGGCCAAAGCCCGCGCAGCCACCACCGCCGCACACGGGGCCGAGCCCGCCGAGGCACAGGTGCCGATGCCGATGTACCCGCCCTCCGGACGCTCCGGCCCTGCCTCCGCCCGCGGCAGCGTTCTGCGCCTGCCCGCGCACCGCATGACCACCGCGGTCGCCGCCGGCGCATACCCCTTCCTCGCCGAAGGCGGACTCGGAGCCGACGGCATCTACATCGGACGCGACGTCCACGCCGAAGCCGCCTTCACCTTCGACCCGTTCACCCTGTACGGCAAGGTGGAGGGCTTCACCAACCCCAACGTCCTGCTGGCCGGAGTGATCGGCCAGGGCAAGTCCGCTCTGGCGAAGTCCTTCGCGCTGCGCAGTGTTGCGTTCGGCTACCGCGTCTACGTGCCCTGCGACCCGAAGGGCGAGTGGACTCCCGTCGCCCAGGCGCTCGGCGGCACCTCGATCGCCCTCGGCCCAGGCCTGCCCGGCCGCCTCAACCCCCTGGACGCAGCGCCGCGACCGCCGTCCGTACCCGAGGCGGACTGGGCGGGCGAGATCCGAAAGCGGCGCCTGCTCCTGCTCGGCTCCCTGGCCCGCACCGTGCTGGGCCGGGACCTGATGCCGATGGAGCACACCGCCCTCGACATCGCCCTCGACGGCGTCGTCAAGGCTGCCGCCCACGCAGGCCGCACCCCGCTGCTCGGCGACATCGCACACACCCTGGCCCAGCCCGTGCTCCTCGACCAGGCCGCCGGCACCGTCTCCGGCCACCTGGGAGACGCCGCCCGCGACCTCGCCCACGCCCTGCGCCGCATGGTCCACGGCGACCTCGCCGGCATGTTCGACGCCCCCTCCACCGTCGCCTTCGACCCGAACACCCCCATGCTCAGCATCGACCTGTCCCGGCTCGGCGGCTCCGGCGACGACACCGGCCTCGTCCTCGCCATGACCTGCGCCTCCGCCTGGATGGAATCCGCCCTCACCGACCCCCGCGGCGGGCGCCGCTGGATCGTCTACGACGAGGCATGGCGCATCCTGCGCCACCCCGCGCTCCTCCAGCGCATGCAAGCCCAGTGGAAGCTGAGCCGCGGCCTGGGCATCGCCAACCTCATGGTCGTCCACCGCCTGAGCGACCTGCTCTCCGCCGGCGACGCCGGATCCCAGGGCCGGGCCCTGGCCGAGGGGCTCCTCGCGGACTGCTCCACCCGCATCGTCTACCGGCAGGAAACCGACCAGCTCCACGCGGCAGCCGCCCTGCTCGGCCTCACCAGCGTCGAGACCGAGGCGATCTCCCACCTCAGCCGCGGCCGCGGCCTGTGGAAGGTCGCCGGACGATCATTCATCGTTCAACATCTTCTGCATCCGGCCGAGCAGCACCTGTTCGACACCGACGCCCGCATGCACTGA
- a CDS encoding DUF317 domain-containing protein — protein MKKQQWTGWGPSADQPEQHYLIEPRHLGGGGDPRYIAEYLRASGWSDHTRGGGPYVFDSPDRTVRIGYDPTTMPGGWTVSGQAVGEHQAAWHATFTMAVPVEIVAGLTDSLTKPRSAHAPNVWAPLEEHGWETERGQHFTAVSPDRNAWVQYHQNEAGQAHWWAGARTEHGRAWDAVFTSTTPLHLVQGFSAALADPTPVMRPRGHVPATKWIKTTSVSVRPSELGAWQQARITAARAAAWARNSWAAARPRKHTPTTSPYAAAGSRGRR, from the coding sequence ATGAAGAAGCAGCAGTGGACCGGCTGGGGCCCGTCCGCCGACCAGCCGGAACAGCACTACCTGATCGAACCCCGCCACCTCGGCGGCGGTGGCGACCCCCGCTACATCGCCGAGTACCTGCGCGCCTCCGGCTGGAGCGACCACACCCGCGGAGGCGGGCCGTACGTCTTCGACAGCCCCGACCGCACCGTGCGCATCGGCTACGACCCCACCACGATGCCCGGCGGCTGGACCGTCTCCGGGCAAGCGGTCGGCGAACACCAGGCGGCCTGGCACGCCACGTTCACCATGGCCGTCCCCGTCGAGATCGTCGCCGGCCTGACCGACAGCCTGACCAAACCGCGCTCCGCGCACGCCCCCAACGTGTGGGCCCCGCTCGAGGAGCACGGCTGGGAGACCGAACGCGGACAGCACTTCACCGCCGTCTCCCCGGACCGCAACGCCTGGGTGCAGTACCACCAAAACGAAGCCGGCCAGGCCCACTGGTGGGCCGGCGCCCGCACCGAACACGGACGCGCATGGGACGCGGTCTTCACCTCCACCACCCCGCTCCACCTCGTCCAGGGCTTCTCAGCAGCGCTCGCCGACCCGACCCCGGTGATGCGACCGCGCGGACACGTCCCCGCCACCAAGTGGATCAAGACCACGTCCGTGTCGGTCCGGCCCTCCGAGCTCGGTGCGTGGCAGCAGGCCCGGATCACCGCGGCCCGCGCCGCGGCCTGGGCCCGCAACTCCTGGGCCGCCGCCCGCCCCCGCAAGCACACCCCCACCACCAGCCCGTACGCGGCAGCAGGTTCTCGTGGCCGCCGATAA
- a CDS encoding DUF317 domain-containing protein yields the protein MVLAAQDAADLARRALAAPPPHQSAHGNRHLRREDEARIQENTLTDPTAPLVEQALLLPRYLAGPGDPAWATAALHHAAGWSHSHDSLVPRTQLTSPDRLAVLHLVPDPDQPWWVVRRHRTDANPAWSVKFGARTRSRPRSRQPV from the coding sequence TTGGTCCTGGCAGCTCAAGACGCTGCGGACCTCGCTCGACGAGCTCTAGCAGCCCCGCCGCCACACCAGTCCGCCCACGGCAACCGTCATCTCCGCCGCGAGGACGAAGCCCGCATCCAGGAGAACACCCTGACCGATCCCACTGCCCCGCTCGTCGAGCAGGCCCTCCTCCTTCCCCGCTACCTCGCCGGACCCGGCGACCCGGCCTGGGCCACCGCCGCCCTGCACCACGCCGCCGGATGGAGCCACTCGCACGACTCGCTCGTGCCACGTACGCAACTCACCAGTCCCGACCGGCTGGCGGTACTGCACCTGGTGCCCGACCCGGACCAGCCCTGGTGGGTCGTGCGCCGCCACCGCACCGACGCGAACCCTGCGTGGTCGGTGAAGTTCGGCGCCCGCACCCGCAGCCGCCCCCGCAGCAGGCAGCCCGTATGA
- a CDS encoding MFS transporter, with protein MTLAATPTAAPPPATYAAVLGSRHVARLLAGTLTGRLPNGMVPVSLVLWITAAGGSLAFAGMLAALYGLASGLSQPVKGRLMDRYGQTRVSAPAVLVNSGCLLALTWIGASGHPAAVTAVVGVAGVFTPPLEAGLRALWPSVLTDPGQRRVVQALDTGSQGLLYIAGPLLASWLATTYEPDAALAVTAVLGLAGTVVVLTAAPSRTWRPAAPDSGAAGSGRLMNTALVLLFLALAGTGFTLGAMNVWAAGMATTHHQPLLSGVLPAAFSTGSFLGGLIYARRAWPGTTTTQLLATSALFLLGWLPLLAQPGPRTAIGLALLPGLFLTLVITCGFHTVDTLAPASRTTEAYAWLILAVGVGQAAGTALAGTLADHPQTLAALPAAGAATALLVLLLARPKLGPGRRPGRHRRPRPTPRSHSNSHTPEGDTPMAVRTAWKIVHSCGHEVTHDLSDRPADRRASFARWLAGRDCTDCWKAARDGDRAAKQEWLAARRAEEQAAAKAWTEQFDMPPLEGPERALEWGERSRYQLATAAYTALVTEGTWDEADWAVLEEKVRTVTRAGWWIDQREAEGTDLPELLDAAGEADRGTENPFR; from the coding sequence TTGACCCTGGCCGCCACCCCGACCGCCGCCCCGCCCCCTGCCACCTACGCTGCCGTTCTCGGCAGTCGGCACGTCGCCCGCCTGCTTGCGGGCACTCTGACCGGTCGCCTCCCCAACGGCATGGTCCCCGTCTCCCTCGTCCTGTGGATCACCGCAGCCGGCGGGAGCCTGGCGTTCGCCGGGATGCTTGCCGCTCTGTACGGGCTGGCGTCGGGGCTGTCCCAGCCGGTCAAGGGCAGGCTCATGGACCGGTACGGGCAGACCCGTGTCTCGGCCCCGGCGGTCCTGGTCAACTCCGGCTGTCTGCTCGCCCTCACCTGGATCGGGGCGAGCGGGCACCCGGCCGCCGTCACCGCGGTGGTCGGCGTGGCGGGGGTCTTCACGCCGCCTCTGGAGGCCGGGCTGCGTGCTCTGTGGCCGAGCGTGCTCACGGACCCCGGACAGCGTCGCGTCGTCCAGGCCCTCGACACCGGCTCCCAGGGACTGCTCTACATCGCGGGCCCCCTGCTCGCCTCCTGGCTGGCCACCACGTACGAGCCCGATGCCGCGCTCGCTGTGACCGCCGTACTGGGCCTGGCCGGCACCGTCGTGGTGCTGACCGCCGCCCCGTCGCGGACCTGGCGCCCCGCCGCCCCGGACAGCGGGGCGGCGGGAAGCGGGCGGCTGATGAATACCGCCCTCGTCCTGCTGTTCCTGGCGCTCGCCGGGACCGGCTTCACCCTGGGCGCGATGAACGTGTGGGCCGCCGGCATGGCCACCACCCACCACCAGCCCCTGCTGTCCGGGGTGCTGCCCGCGGCGTTCTCCACTGGGTCCTTCCTCGGCGGCCTGATCTACGCGCGCCGGGCCTGGCCCGGCACGACCACCACCCAGCTGCTGGCCACCAGCGCGCTGTTCCTCCTGGGCTGGCTGCCCCTGCTGGCGCAGCCCGGCCCCCGCACTGCGATCGGGCTCGCCCTCCTGCCGGGCCTGTTCCTCACCCTGGTCATCACCTGCGGATTCCACACCGTGGACACTCTCGCCCCCGCCTCCCGCACCACCGAGGCGTACGCGTGGCTGATCCTGGCCGTCGGCGTCGGCCAGGCCGCCGGCACCGCCCTCGCCGGAACCCTCGCCGACCACCCGCAGACGCTCGCCGCACTGCCCGCAGCGGGAGCCGCCACCGCCCTGCTCGTCCTGCTCCTGGCCCGCCCGAAGCTCGGGCCCGGACGCCGCCCCGGACGCCACCGCCGCCCACGACCCACCCCCCGCTCGCACTCGAACTCCCATACGCCCGAAGGAGATACCCCTATGGCTGTACGCACCGCATGGAAGATCGTCCACAGCTGTGGTCACGAAGTCACCCACGACCTGTCCGACCGCCCCGCCGACCGCCGGGCGTCCTTCGCACGCTGGCTCGCAGGCCGCGACTGCACCGACTGCTGGAAGGCCGCCCGCGACGGCGACCGCGCCGCCAAGCAGGAGTGGCTGGCCGCGCGCCGCGCCGAGGAGCAGGCCGCCGCGAAGGCATGGACCGAACAGTTCGACATGCCGCCCCTGGAGGGCCCCGAGCGTGCCCTGGAGTGGGGCGAGCGCTCCCGCTACCAGCTGGCCACCGCCGCCTACACCGCGCTGGTCACCGAAGGGACCTGGGACGAGGCGGACTGGGCGGTACTGGAGGAGAAGGTCCGCACGGTCACTCGGGCCGGGTGGTGGATCGACCAGAGGGAAGCCGAGGGCACCGACCTGCCGGAACTGCTCGACGCAGCAGGCGAAGCGGACCGCGGCACGGAGAACCCGTTCCGGTGA
- a CDS encoding type II secretion system F family protein, which yields MTDPTPDPVLLARHIAQQISRLTDHLAVAPPRQAAQILGHVLAPDGVLDGMTCLVAAGSRFAKDRATSGALPPEVWLALGRASNDLDAICGDLAEHTEDIHRLTQTPATATARPVASALVARRHR from the coding sequence ATGACCGACCCGACCCCCGATCCCGTACTGCTGGCACGGCACATCGCCCAGCAGATCAGCCGACTCACTGACCACCTTGCCGTCGCGCCGCCTCGGCAGGCCGCCCAGATCCTCGGGCACGTCCTGGCACCCGACGGTGTCCTCGACGGGATGACCTGCCTGGTCGCCGCCGGATCCCGCTTCGCCAAGGACCGCGCCACCTCCGGAGCTCTGCCGCCGGAGGTGTGGCTCGCCCTCGGCCGCGCCTCGAACGATCTCGACGCCATATGCGGTGACCTCGCCGAACACACCGAAGACATCCACCGACTCACCCAGACCCCGGCAACCGCCACAGCCCGGCCGGTCGCATCCGCCCTCGTCGCACGGAGGCACCGATGA
- a CDS encoding IS5 family transposase (programmed frameshift) — translation MVRRHELTNAQWERIAPLLPETGNPGGRWADHRTVVNGVFYRTRTGIPWRDLPERYGTWQTVYERHRRWSADGTWSKILRALQAGADSTAQDADGSWAVNADSTTCRAHQHAAGARHAPPADHPEKGGGARVDGDGREALGRSRGGLTSKVHLLADDRCRPLAWLTSPGQRGDSPMFIPLMQALNVARTGPGRPRTRPDRARGDKAYSSRANRVYLRKRGIKATIAQPDDQRANRRRLGRAGGRPPAFDREQYRQRNTVERCISKLKQHRAVATRYDKRDYIFHGTLATAAIVIWLRDLIKEPSDTA, via the exons ATGGTGCGTCGGCATGAACTGACGAATGCTCAGTGGGAGCGCATAGCTCCGCTGCTGCCGGAGACCGGGAATCCGGGTGGGCGGTGGGCTGATCACCGTACCGTGGTCAACGGTGTGTTCTACCGGACGCGGACAGGGATTCCCTGGCGTGACCTGCCTGAACGCTACGGAACCTGGCAGACGGTCTACGAACGCCACCGCCGGTGGTCGGCCGACGGCACCTGGTCGAAGATCCTGCGCGCTCTGCAGGCCGGCGCCGACTCCACCGCCCAGGACGCGGACGGCTCGTGGGCAGTTAACGCCGACTCCACCACCTGCCGGGCCCACCAGCACGCGGCCGGAGCCCGGCACGCTCCTCCGGCCGACCATCCTGAAA AAGGGGGTGGCGCGCGTGTGGACGGAGATGGCCGTGAGGCCCTGGGACGCTCCCGGGGCGGGCTGACCAGCAAGGTCCACCTGCTGGCGGATGACCGCTGCCGGCCCCTGGCCTGGCTGACCTCGCCCGGTCAGCGTGGGGACAGCCCGATGTTCATCCCGCTCATGCAGGCCCTGAACGTGGCCCGCACCGGGCCAGGACGTCCGCGGACCCGGCCGGACCGGGCCCGCGGCGACAAGGCCTACTCAAGCCGCGCCAACCGCGTCTACCTGCGCAAACGCGGGATTAAAGCAACGATCGCCCAGCCGGACGACCAGCGTGCGAACCGCCGCCGCCTTGGTCGGGCCGGCGGCCGCCCACCGGCCTTCGACCGTGAGCAGTACCGCCAGCGCAACACCGTCGAACGCTGCATCAGCAAGCTGAAACAGCACCGGGCCGTCGCGACTCGGTACGACAAACGCGACTACATCTTCCACGGCACCCTGGCCACCGCAGCCATCGTGATCTGGCTCCGCGACCTCATCAAAGAGCCATCAGACACTGCCTAA
- a CDS encoding type IV secretory system conjugative DNA transfer family protein: MPNSSSNSGNDGYDIAFKALLGAMAVIIPASSLAWLGGNALVWATDVGDWVPYQPAAALLHPDQLWPAADETALLIATRMLPAIVLIALVLGGLTWWRRRTGASGGGKRKRIAGMAKRSDIEPLLAKAITAKARSLRPSLKHAKNIDAKDTGVLLGNLQGSRHEVRMGYEDVAVAIMAPRSGKTTCLAIPAILGAPGPVLLTSNKAAGDAYTATLDARGQVGRVWSMDPQQIAHAERAMWWNPLADARTLDGAGRLAGHFLAASVDASQQGDFWSKAGSNILSQLFLAAALDERPITDVMQWLAFPADRTPLDILRDHKFTAVASQLKGTVEGPPETRDGIYETARQYAAALLNSEIAAWVTPQKGVAEFRPVEFVTSLDTLFLLSKDGGGGASALIAACADSVMRAATAQAERVGGRLDPPMLAILDEAANVCKISDLPDLYSHLGSRGIIPITILQSYRQGQKVWGDAGMDAMWSASTVKVIGSGIDDPDFADKLSRLIGDHDVETKSTSVSDSGKSTSISMRQERILPADAIRALPKGTALCFATGMRAAMLDLRPWYLEPGAAQLSAASAAASKAITARAVAKAAPRQSDFGTTA; encoded by the coding sequence TTGCCCAACTCCTCCTCGAACTCAGGCAACGACGGCTACGACATAGCATTTAAGGCACTGCTCGGCGCCATGGCCGTCATCATCCCCGCATCCTCCCTGGCCTGGCTCGGCGGCAACGCCCTCGTCTGGGCCACCGACGTCGGCGACTGGGTGCCTTACCAGCCGGCCGCCGCCCTCCTCCACCCCGACCAGCTGTGGCCTGCCGCGGATGAGACCGCGCTGCTGATCGCCACCCGCATGCTGCCCGCCATCGTCCTCATCGCGCTCGTCCTGGGCGGGCTCACCTGGTGGCGGCGTCGCACCGGCGCCAGCGGCGGGGGCAAGCGGAAACGTATCGCCGGGATGGCCAAGCGGTCCGACATCGAGCCGCTGCTGGCCAAGGCCATCACCGCCAAGGCCCGTTCCCTGCGCCCCAGCCTGAAGCACGCCAAGAACATCGACGCCAAGGACACCGGCGTCCTTCTCGGCAACCTCCAGGGCAGCCGGCACGAGGTCCGGATGGGGTACGAGGACGTGGCCGTCGCCATCATGGCGCCCCGCTCCGGCAAGACGACCTGCCTGGCGATCCCCGCCATCCTGGGTGCGCCCGGCCCGGTCCTCCTCACCTCGAACAAGGCCGCCGGCGACGCCTACACCGCCACCCTCGACGCCCGCGGCCAGGTCGGCCGGGTGTGGTCGATGGACCCGCAGCAGATCGCCCACGCCGAGCGGGCCATGTGGTGGAACCCCCTCGCCGACGCACGCACCCTCGACGGAGCGGGCCGTCTGGCCGGGCACTTCCTCGCCGCTTCTGTGGATGCCTCGCAGCAGGGGGACTTCTGGTCCAAGGCCGGATCCAACATCCTGTCCCAGCTCTTCCTCGCCGCCGCGCTCGATGAACGGCCGATCACGGACGTGATGCAGTGGCTGGCGTTCCCCGCGGACCGTACGCCGCTGGACATCCTGCGCGACCACAAGTTTACCGCAGTTGCTTCCCAGTTGAAGGGCACCGTCGAAGGCCCGCCGGAAACCAGGGACGGTATCTACGAGACCGCCCGCCAGTACGCCGCCGCCCTCCTCAACAGCGAGATCGCCGCCTGGGTCACCCCGCAGAAGGGTGTGGCCGAGTTCCGGCCCGTCGAGTTCGTCACCTCCCTCGACACGCTGTTCCTGCTCAGCAAGGACGGCGGTGGCGGCGCCTCAGCGCTCATCGCGGCGTGCGCGGACTCCGTGATGCGGGCCGCGACCGCCCAGGCCGAACGCGTCGGCGGACGCCTGGACCCGCCGATGCTGGCGATCCTCGACGAGGCCGCCAACGTGTGCAAGATCAGCGACCTCCCTGACCTGTACTCCCACCTCGGCTCCCGCGGGATCATCCCGATCACCATCCTGCAGTCCTACCGGCAGGGCCAGAAAGTGTGGGGCGACGCCGGCATGGACGCCATGTGGTCCGCGTCCACCGTCAAGGTCATCGGCAGCGGCATCGACGACCCCGACTTCGCCGACAAGCTCAGCAGGCTCATCGGCGACCACGACGTCGAGACGAAGTCCACCTCCGTCTCCGACTCGGGCAAGTCCACCTCCATCAGCATGCGGCAGGAACGGATCCTGCCGGCGGACGCCATCCGCGCGCTGCCGAAGGGCACCGCGCTGTGCTTCGCCACCGGCATGCGAGCCGCCATGCTCGACCTGCGGCCCTGGTACCTCGAGCCCGGCGCAGCTCAGCTGTCCGCAGCATCCGCCGCCGCATCGAAGGCGATCACCGCCCGCGCCGTCGCCAAGGCCGCACCGCGCCAGTCCGACTTCGGGACCACCGCGTGA
- a CDS encoding ParB N-terminal domain-containing protein — protein sequence MLDDDELRALADDILELGQHHPIVLDADGRILDGRNRLKACEIAGVEPVYVTYEGTARAPMPCRSTAATAT from the coding sequence ATGCTCGACGATGACGAGCTCCGGGCACTTGCCGACGACATCCTCGAGCTCGGCCAGCACCACCCCATCGTTCTCGACGCTGACGGCCGGATCCTCGACGGCCGGAACCGGCTGAAGGCATGCGAGATCGCCGGTGTCGAGCCCGTATACGTCACCTACGAGGGAACAGCCCGAGCGCCTATGCCCTGTCGGTCAACAGCCGCCACCGCCACCTGA
- a CDS encoding DUF317 domain-containing protein produces the protein MSINERHLAAFAADHNLFGSPVSPRYLAGRGDPRHVTHALWAAGWTTASDPLHPAIRMTSPDHSLRLDINFAQRRSGWRVSPEFGHSHWSASFSTDTPVEVVAGLTDALIQPEPDTAVSPVSDILTARGWQHTTDEAGTQTLLSPDGTVQAELRVSPSIGVIGWQFTAAYRHAEYGPEGLVWRADFHENTPPHLLTAVTAAVSRPEPVLRARFDHVSSPHVSVDAEFAIGDAMVAAHKQRLALARRHRPRPPKPNPGVAGPAPAARTAAAGPAR, from the coding sequence GTGAGCATCAATGAGCGGCACCTGGCCGCTTTCGCCGCCGACCACAACCTATTCGGCTCACCCGTCAGCCCCCGCTACCTCGCCGGCCGCGGGGACCCCCGGCACGTCACCCACGCCCTGTGGGCCGCCGGATGGACCACCGCCTCCGACCCCCTCCACCCGGCCATCCGCATGACCAGCCCCGACCATTCGCTGCGTCTCGACATCAACTTCGCCCAGCGCCGCTCCGGCTGGAGGGTCAGTCCCGAATTCGGGCACAGCCACTGGTCCGCCTCCTTCAGCACCGACACGCCGGTGGAGGTCGTCGCAGGCCTGACCGACGCCCTGATCCAACCCGAACCCGACACTGCTGTTTCCCCGGTCTCCGACATCCTCACCGCCCGCGGCTGGCAGCACACCACCGACGAGGCCGGAACACAGACCCTGCTCTCCCCGGACGGCACCGTTCAGGCGGAGCTGCGCGTATCCCCCTCGATCGGGGTGATCGGCTGGCAGTTCACCGCCGCCTACCGCCACGCCGAGTACGGGCCCGAGGGGCTGGTGTGGCGGGCCGACTTCCACGAGAACACCCCGCCCCACCTGCTCACCGCGGTGACCGCCGCGGTGAGCCGCCCCGAACCCGTGCTGCGCGCCCGGTTCGACCACGTCTCCAGCCCCCACGTGAGCGTCGACGCGGAGTTCGCCATCGGCGACGCGATGGTCGCCGCTCATAAGCAGCGCCTAGCCCTGGCCCGGCGCCACCGTCCCCGCCCGCCGAAGCCCAACCCGGGCGTGGCCGGCCCCGCGCCCGCCGCCCGTACCGCCGCGGCCGGCCCCGCACGATAG